The Alcaligenes faecalis sequence GCCAAGGTCAACCTGTCTGCCGTCAATTATCACTTTGGCAGTAAAGACGGACTGACGCAGGCTGTGTTCCAACGCCGCCTGAACAGCATCAATCAAGAGCGCCTGGAAAAGCTGGCTTTGTATCGCCAGCAAGCTGGTGAAGGTCCGTTGAAAGCCTCACAAGTGGTGGATGCTTTTTTTGGGCCACTGATCCGCCTGGCGGGTTCTGGCAAAGGCACACCACGCTCGTTTATTCCTTTGCCAGGGCAGGACCGCCCAGCACCGCAAGATTTCATCCAATCCATTTGTTGGGACGAACAAGTCGCCATCTTCCTGCCATTCAAGCAGGCTTTACATGAAGCCCTGCCTACCGTGCCTGAAGAAGAAATCATCTGGCGATTCCATTTCATGCTGGGTGCCACGTCTTACGCATTAATGGGCACCCAATCACTGCGTCGGGCCTTGCAATTACCCCTTAGCGACAGCCCGGA is a genomic window containing:
- a CDS encoding TetR/AcrR family transcriptional regulator; the encoded protein is MKRSDRTQSAILDAAEHLFALYGHENTSMRQITAQAKVNLSAVNYHFGSKDGLTQAVFQRRLNSINQERLEKLALYRQQAGEGPLKASQVVDAFFGPLIRLAGSGKGTPRSFIPLPGQDRPAPQDFIQSICWDEQVAIFLPFKQALHEALPTVPEEEIIWRFHFMLGATSYALMGTQSLRRALQLPLSDSPESEQQLQDRLMSFLLGGLRAPLPAST